In Aedes albopictus strain Foshan chromosome 3, AalbF5, whole genome shotgun sequence, the following are encoded in one genomic region:
- the LOC134291069 gene encoding uncharacterized protein LOC134291069: protein MEEQRQLQLTNRRTTLMASLERAEQFVSKYQADRDQAQVPLRIENIDNVWMGLEDVQTQLEELEVTEEGREQNNQIRSKFESVYFKVKAALNSLLPASPIQTPSAIPNPPANLLSGIKLPTISLPEFDGDYNQWLAFHDTFVALIHSNADVPDVQKFHYLRAALKGEAAQLIESIAISSANYTVAWQTLTTRYANDYLLKKRHLQALLDCPRMKRESAEALHSLVDEYQRHTKILHQLQEPVDQWSTMLEHMLCIRLDDGTLKAWEDHATTVANPNYTCLVDFLQRRIRVLESMSVNHQSHNSQTPVNQVPLHRKPLFHKVATHIVAEEQPKCYACNQYHFLIKCPRFEKMNVSDRMRLVDNNRLCQNCFRHDHFARNCQSKYSCRHCQRRHHTLLHHTNSFNESTLQASSSRFANQPIHAPNPSSNRNNAPSTTYTCASSTSHANDPAPTSNSNVLLSTVVLLIIDSNGNAHPARALLDSGSQSNIMNERLCQMLKLKRRVVNIPVHGVGESASNVKHSVHSSIRSRRNDFQIDLDFLVLPRVTIDLPAETFPASNWQIPSDLFLADPSFNKTGAIDLLLGAEHFYNFVNTGTQIEQDQKPLLVESVFGWIVVGRNQFPSAPQPTVCHVSVSDPLHDAVEHFWKSKGVSNTPNYSVVEQQCESHFVENVTRTPEDRNMICLPRHSERRFQRDPNMKQEFQNSHSDYESLGHPSIVPSNEPEPPQTYIPHPPVGKESHTTTKVGPEVQGEMLTLIPTNPHVLPTLADASEQAHRACTYTRSTDSNGGIDDQPIAAKSSVAPLKLLSIPRFELSAAVLATRLRAEILEALTMSIDSSYFWSESSFTLEWLRSPPHVWKIFIANRLSEIQTTNQGSEWNHVAGIHNPADLIARGMKVKEFLSSDLWHYGSSWLCRRREQWPSSPKTDNLPDDILERRVTVAAVQTRSNVNEISLRRSPYWRLQRVTAFCLRFTNACRRRRSSDQPEGSTALTVEELSKSRLKLEKLSQWNSLAEEFNDLGRRKPVSKRSNLRLLSPFLDSDGIIRVGERLNLLEQPYHTKHPILLPSSHPFTRSVAHYHLKLLHGGGRVTFATMRQEYWPIQDRRLLNTVLRQCFQCTRASPTPATTRSFQEQVQRFWYLWRTEYFHELQKKGSKTTSSTAYQPGRMVILVDESLPPTRWPLARTTESHPGRDEITRTVTVKTSEGIHPTTYHQTLLIAVRRF from the coding sequence ATGGAGGAACAACGCCAGCTTCAGCTAACCAACCGCCGCACGACCCTCATGGCTTCACTGGAGAGAGCCGAGCAGTTTGTGTCCAAATACCAAGCGGACCGTGATCAAGCCCAAGTACCGCTGCGCATCGAGAACATCGACAACGTGTGGATGGGACTGGAGGATGTTCAAACGCAACTCGAGGAACTGGAGGTCACCGAAGAAGGTAGGGAACAGAACAATCAAATCCGTTCCAAATTCGAATCCGTTTATTTCAAAGTAAAGGCTGCTCTAAATTCCCTCTTACCCGCTAGTCCAATTCAAACTCCAAGCGCAATCCCTAACCCTCCCGCCAATTTGCTTTCTGGCATCAAGCTTCCGACCATTTCGTTGCCAGAGTTCGATGGCGACTATAATCAATGGCTGGCTTTTCATGACACGTTTGTTGCCCTGATACACTCTAACGCTGACGTCCCCGACGTGCAAAAATTTCATTACCTCCGCGCCGCCTTGAAAGGTGAAGCGGCTCAGCTGATCGAGTCGATCGCAATTAGCTCTGCCAATTATACCGTCGCCTGGCAGACGCTGACTACCCGTTACGCCAACGACTACCTGCTCAAAAAGCGCCACTTGCAAGCCCTCCTAGATTGTCCCCGCATGAAAAGAGAATCCGCCGAAGCCCTGCATAGTCTTGTTGATGAGTACCAACGCCATACAAAAATTCTCCACCAACTCCAAGAACCCGTTGATCAATGGAGCACAATGCTTGAGCATATGCTCTGCATCCGCCTTGACGATGGTACCCTCAAGGCCTGGGAGGATCATGCTACCACCGTCGCTAACCCAAACTACACCTGTCTCGTAGATTTTCTACAACGTAGGATCCGTGTTCTTGAATCGATGTCCGTCAACCACCAATCGCATAACTCGCAAACGCCCGTCAATCAAGTCCCTCTCCATCGAAAGCCATTGTTCCACAAAGTTGCCACCCACATCGTCGCCGAAGAACAGCCCAAATGCTACGCTTGCAATCAGTATCACTTTCTCATCAAATGTCCCCGCTTCGAGAAAATGAACGTGTCTGACCGTATGAGACTAGTCGACAACAATCGTCTTTGTCAGAACTGTTTCCGCCACGATCACTTTGCTCGAAACTGCCAGTCAAAATATTCCTGCCGACACTGCCAAAGAAGACACCACACCTTGTTGCATCACACCAACAGCTTCAATGAATCCACTCTCCAAGCATCATCATCGCGATTCGCCAATCAACCCATTCATGCACCCAATCCGTCGTCGAATCGAAACAATGCTCCATCCACTACCTACACATGCGCGAGCTCCACCTCGCATGCAAACGATCCCGCGCCTACATCGAATTCCAACGTTCTGCTTTCCACCGTCGTTCTATTGATCATCGATTCGAATGGTAATGCTCACCCTGCACGTGCATTGTTGGATAGCGGCTCTCAATCCAACATAATGAACGAGAGACTGTGCCAAATGTTGAAATTGAAGCGGCGTGTCGTAAACATCCCCGTCCATGGTGTAGGTGAATCAGCCTCTAATGTGAAGCACAGCGTTCACTCTTCCATTCGCTCCAGAAGGAATGATTTTCAAATCGACCTCGATTTTCTAGTCCTGCCTCGTGTCACAATAGACCTGCCCGCTGAGACGTTTCCAGCCAGCAACTGGCAAATTCCAAGCGATTTGTTCCTAGCCGACCCCAGCTTCAACAAAACCGGGGCAATTGATTTGCTTCTGGGAGCGGAACATTTCTACAATTTCGTCAACACTGGGACACAAATCGAACAGGATCAAAAGCCTCTGCTAGTCGAGAGTGTCTTTGGATGGATTGTTGTCGGAAGAAACCAATTTCCGTCCGCCCCACAGCCAACGGTATGCCATGTGTCCGTATCCGATCCCCTCCATGACGCCGTCGAACATTTCTGGAAAAGTAAGGGAGTTAGTAACACGCCCAACTACTCCGTCGTAGAGCAGCAATGTGAATCGCATTTCGTCGAAAATGTTACCCGCACCCCCGAAGATCGGAACATGATTTGCCTTCCACGCCACTCCGAGAGACGATTTCAACGAGATCCCAATATGAAGCAGGAGTTCCAGAATTCCCACTCTGACTATGAATCCCTGGGTCACCCAAGCATTGTTCCTTCGAACGAACCCGAACCTCCGCAGACCTACATTCCCCATCCCCCGGTGGGGAAGGAATCACATACCACTACAAAGGTGGGACCAGAAGTGCAAGGCGAAATGCTCACTCTCATCCCCACGAATCCACACGTACTCCCCACGCTTGCCGACGCTTCCGAGCAAGCACACAGAGCATGCACCTACACAAGATCCACCGATTCCAATGGTGGAATTGACGACCAGCCAATAGCGGCCAAATCAAGTGTTGCGCCTCTCAAACTCCTTTCGATTCCACGCTTTGAACTATCGGCCGCTGTGCTTGCTACTCGACTACGCGCTGAAATCCTCGAAGCACTCACCATGTCCATCGATTCATCCTACTTCTGGTCCGAATCGTCATTCACACTCGAATGGTTACGCTCCCCTCCGCATGTTTGGAAAATCTTCATCGCCAATCGACTATCGGAAATTCAAACTACGAACCAAGGATCGGAATGGAACCATGTTGCAGGAATCCACAACCCGGCAGATCTAATTGCGAGAGGAATGAAGGTGAAAGAGTTTCTGAGCAGTGATCTGTGGCACTACGGTTCATCCTGGCTGTGTCGTCGAAGAGAGCAGTGGCCAAGTTCACCAAAAACGGACAACCTTCCTGACGACATTCTGGAGAGGCGAGTAACGGTGGCGGCCGTCCAAACCAGGTCAAACGTCAACGAAATATCCCTACGAAGATCACCCTACTGGAGACTGCAACGAGTAACTGCCTTCTGCCTACGGTTCACCAACGCTTGCAGACGACGAAGGTCATCCGATCAACCAGAAGGAAGCACCGCTCTCACCGTGGAGGAACTATCGAAATCTCGCCTGAAGCTGGAAAAGTTATCCCAATGGAATTCTTTAGCGGAGGAGTTTAATGATTTGGGTAGAAGGAAGCCAGTTTCGAAACGGTCTAATTTGCGCTTGTTGAGTCCATTCCTTGATTCCGACGGAATCATTCGAGTTGGGGAAAGACTAAACCTCTTAGAGCAGCCATACCACACCAAGCATCCAATCCTACTACCCAGTTCCCATCCATTCACACGTTCTGTTGCCCACTATCACCTCAAACTGCTGCACGGTGGCGGCCGTGTAACATTCGCAACAATGCGGCAAGAATATTGGCCTATCCAAGATCGACGACTGCTAAACACCGTCCTGCGACAATGTTTCCAATGCACACGTGCATCTCCAACACCGGCAACTACCAGAAGCTTCCAGGAGCAGGTCCAACGTTTCTGGTATCTGTGGCGAACGGAGTATTTCCACGAATTGCAAAAGAAAGGCAGCAAAACAACATCGAGTACTGCCTATCAACCTGGAAGAATGGTTATTCTGGTGGACGAATCTCTTCCACCAACAAGATGGCCACTAGCAAGGACCACCGAATCGCATCCAGGACGAGACGAAATCACAAGAACCGTTACAGTCAAAACCAGCGAAGGGATCCATCCAACGACCTATCACCAGACTTTGTTGATTGCCGTGCGAAGATTTTGA